Proteins from one Oryza sativa Japonica Group chromosome 12, ASM3414082v1 genomic window:
- the LOC136354570 gene encoding uncharacterized protein, with amino-acid sequence MVEILEVEEAVAFTPTPSGTAVGCWRPTCRHRYVAYPCYPLLVGKEEGPSLGHRLKAVHGANIGRALSCPHGERRLLIWSATFLLTRRPSPTLSPGGTGCKAFVVSLQNVLWPLKFRPNLTEKYDGSINPSEFLQIYTTIIVVAGGDYRVMANYFPMALKDQARGWLMTQPPDSIHSWEDLCQQFVTNFQEKIASKEPKTTAELFELADKVARKEEAWAWNSPGTGAAATAAPESAPHSKWRDRRGKRKPARSDDEGHVLAADGPARAPCKGKDTGDKTISTAPSGEGRSADKWCSVHNTYRHSLADCRSVKNLAERFRKADEEKRQGRREGKAPATSTGNRREEAKNKAPADDGGDSEDLDFQIPQGTVATLDGGGGGACAHTSRRGFKAMRRELLAAVPTHEAARKARWSEVKLTFDQSDHPTVLARGGKLALVVSPTIHNVRMKRVLVEWRASLSIISPAAFDALKAPGMKLQPSLPIIGVTPGHTWPLGHVELPMTFGDSTNFRTERNDFDVADLNLPYNAVLGRPTLVKFMAATHYAYLQMKMQGPAGPITVFGDVKVALTCAEQCADNLAVATEPQAPEASASRLQEAPHLG; translated from the exons ATGGTCGAGAtcctggaggtggaggaggcggtggcgtttACCCCCACCCCGTCCGGGA CGGCAGTTGGCTGCTGGCGACCGACCTGCCGCCACCGGTACGTCGCGTACCCCTGTTACCCTCTCCTCGTCGGCAAGGAGGAGGGCCCGTCGCTCGGCCACCGCCTCAAGGCGGTCCACGGCGCCAACATC GGACGAGCGCTGAGCTGCCCGCATGGGGAAAGGCGCCTCCTCATCTGGAGTGCCACGTTCCTCCTCACGAGGCGGCCCTCCCCCACGCTCTCCCCTGGAGGGACGGGTTGTAAGGCCTTCGTGGTGAGTCTCCAGAATGTCCTGTGGCCCCTGAAGTTTCGCCCCAACCTCACGGAGAAGTATGATGGCAGCATCAATCCCTCCGAGTTCCTCCAGATCTACACCACGATTATTGTGGTGGCAGGGGGTGACTatcgggtcatggcgaattacttccccatggccctgaaggatCAGGCGCGTGGCTGGTTGATGACCCAGCCCCCCGACTccatccactcctgggaggatctgtgccagcagttcgttacgaacttccagg agaagatcgcctccaaggagcccaagACCACCGCCGAGCTTTTTGAGCTGGCGGACAAGGTGGCTcggaaggaggaggcgtgggCCTGGAACTCTCCCGGCACCGGTGCGGCGGCCACGGCTGCCCCCGAGTCTGCCCCCCACTCTAAGTGGCGAGATAGGAGAGGCAAAAGGAAACCGGCCCGCTCCGATGACGAGGGCCATGTCCTTGCGGCAGATGGGCCCGCACGGGCCCCGTGCAAGGGAAAGGACACCGGCGACAAGACGATCTCCACTGCTCCATCCGGCGAGGGCCGGTCGGCAGACAAGTGGTGCTCGGTGCACAACACTTATCGGCACAGTCTCGCCGACTGCCGCTCGGTCAAGAATTTGGCTGAGCGATTCCGAAAGGCCGATGAGGAGAAGCGGCAGGGTCGACGGGAGGGCAAAGCCCCCGCCACCTCAACCGGTAACCGGCGAGAAGAGGCCAAGAACAAGGCCCCCGCCGATGATGGCGGTGACAGTGAGGATCTGGATTTCCAGATACCTCAGGGAACCGTCGCCACGCtcgacggggggggggggggggcgtgcGCTCACACCTCTCGCCGGGgcttcaaggccatgaggcgaGAGCTTTTGGCCGCTGTTCCCACGCACGAGGCGGCTCGGAAGGCGCGCTGGTCGGAGGTGAAGCTCACCTTTGACCAGAGCGACCATCCGACAGTGCTCGCTCGAGGAGGGAAGTTGGCCCTTGTGGTCTCCCCGACCATTCACAACGTCAGGATGAAGCGTGTCCTGGTTGAATGGAGAGCCAGCCTGAGCATCATCTCCCCAGCCGCCTTCGACGCactcaaggccccggggatgaagCTCCAGCCGTCGCTGCCGATCATCGGCGTGACTCCGGGACATACGTGGCCTCTTGGCCACGTCGAGCTCCCGATGACCTTCGGCGACTCCACCAACTTCCGCACCGAGCGAAacgacttcgatgtggcggacctcaatctgccctacaacgcggtcctgggcaGACCcacgttggtgaagttcatggccgccacccactatgcctacctccagatgaagatgcagGGCCCTGCTGGTCCCATCACCGTCTTTGGCGATGTCAAAGTTGCCCTCACCTGCGCGGAGCAATGCGCCGACAACCTGGCGGTGGCCACGGAGCCGCAGGCCCCGGAGGCCTCCGCGTCCCGCCTCCAAGAAGCGCCTCACCTCGGCTGA
- the LOC136354571 gene encoding uncharacterized protein: MVFGDYFRRRIAPLQDRSRGAWEYTGPNNPMRTHVGERWDWEEEDAKMVIRRVLGLDSAEQTLIPDGILSLWCDRDRESILAVSVVGTGRSRSSRDGTGGSAADYEAHAEDLAKRIKDARGILDAAAAQEQRVSEADASLRARTAALEAERRALDERVRSTQEFETTIRRRIEALEERARLLDLRESTLAAHERTAAEVEASLHLREEAAAERDRITLAAKASVDRHAEELRLWEEACRERDVVLAEREAEVNRHEVASRRLGEQLAKREEAVAGRDARHLESARAERAAIAARASELEAREKDLAAGGQPGGAELGSQLAMAQSTLADIERLVQDQAREIAALRLTNGIGPGKLSDAVDRLERAGRRVGISVHRDSKLPPTRRQSHSGWTGWRRIWRGWRRRSARL; encoded by the exons ATGGTCTTTGGTGACTatttccgccgccgcatcgcaccTCTCCAGGATCGATCCCGTGGCGCGTGGGAGTACACTGGTCCCAACAACCCCATGCGCACGCATGTGGGTGAGCGCTGGgactgggaggaggaggacgcgaagATGGTGATTCGGCGGGTACTGGGCTTGGACTCCGCCGAGCAAACACTGATTCCAGACGGGATCCTTTCCCTATGGTGCGACCGCGACCGGGAGAGCATCCTGGCCGTGTCGGTTGTTGGCACCGGCAGGAGCAGGTCCAGCCGGGACGGCACCGGTGGTAGCGCTGCCGAT TACGAGGCCCATGCCGAGGATCTGGCGAAGAGGATCAAGGACGCCCGCGGTATCCTCGACGCAGCTGCTGCCCAAGAGCAGCGGGTATCGGAGGCCGATGCCTCGCTGCGGGCTCGGACAGCGGCGCTCGAGGCCGAACGCAGGGCCTTGGATGAGCGTGTCCGCTCCACGCAGGAGTTCGAGACCACGATTCGCCGGCGAATCGAG GCGCTGGAGGAGCGAGCGCGTCTGCTCGATCTGCGGGAGTCCACCTTGGCCGCCCACGAGAGAACAGCAGCGGAGGTGGAGGCCTCCCTTCACCTTCGTGAAGAGGCCGCAGCTGAGCGTGACCGGATCACCCTCGCCGCGAAAGCTTCAGTGGACCGCCACGCAGAGGAGCTACGGCTCTGGGAAGAGGCGTGCCGAGAACGGGACGTTGTACTCGCCGAGCGCGAAGCTGAGGTGAACCGCCATGAGGTGGCCTCGCGCCGGCTGGGCGAGCAGCTCGCAAAACGCGAGGAGGCTGTTGCCGGGCGCGATGCTCGGCATCTGGAGAGTGCTCGCGCCGAGCGCGCGGCGATAGCGGCGAGGGCTTCTGAGCTGGAGGCCCGTGAGAAGGACCTGGCGGCGGGCGGGCAGCCCGGCGGCGCGGAGTTGGGGAGCCAGCTTGCCATGGCTCAGAGCACTCTCGCCGATATAGAGCGCTTGGTGCAAGATCAGGCCAGGGAGATTGCGGCCCTCCGCCTCACCAACGGGATCGGACCCGGGAAGCTCTCCGACGCCGTCGACCGGCTGGAGCGCGCGGGGCGCCGAGTCGGCATTTCCGTGCACCGGGATAGTAAGCTTCCGCCCACACGCCGGCAGTCGCACTCCGGCTGGACGGGCTGGCGGCGGATCTGGAGAGGCTGGAGAAGGAGGTCGGCGAGACTGTGA